In one window of Nitrospira sp. DNA:
- a CDS encoding response regulator transcription factor, producing the protein MNKCRCLITDDHPIVRRGVRELLEEEQLCSEICEVRTGEEALEAVRRQPWDLMILDIALPDKHGLEVLKETKLLQPSLPVLMLSLYPEKEFAMRAIKAGASGYLTKQSAPSELLAAVMRVLQGGRYITAALAEQMASVIETGVDGSLHARLSDRELQVLRLLGQGKSVSVIAEELRLSVKTISTYRARILEKLSCESTGELIRYAIEARLID; encoded by the coding sequence ATGAATAAATGTCGGTGTCTGATCACGGATGATCATCCGATTGTGCGAAGGGGAGTGCGCGAACTGTTGGAGGAGGAGCAGCTCTGCTCCGAGATCTGTGAAGTGCGCACCGGCGAGGAGGCATTAGAGGCCGTTCGTCGTCAACCCTGGGATCTGATGATTCTGGATATCGCCCTTCCTGATAAGCACGGGTTGGAGGTGTTGAAGGAGACCAAACTTCTGCAGCCAAGCCTGCCGGTGCTCATGTTGAGTCTCTATCCGGAAAAAGAATTTGCGATGCGGGCGATCAAAGCCGGAGCGTCGGGGTATTTGACCAAGCAGAGTGCGCCCTCCGAGTTACTGGCGGCCGTGATGCGGGTCTTGCAGGGAGGCCGGTACATTACTGCGGCGTTGGCCGAGCAAATGGCGAGCGTGATCGAAACCGGCGTGGACGGATCATTGCATGCCAGACTGTCGGATCGTGAACTGCAAGTGCTTCGATTGCTGGGGCAGGGTAAATCGGTATCCGTGATTGCGGAGGAGCTCCGCCTCAGTGTGAAAACCATTAGTACCTATCGGGCCAGGATTCTCGAAAAACTGTCGTGTGAGAGTACCGGGGAGCTGATCCGCTACGCCATCGAAGCGCGACTCATCGACTAG